The Methanosarcina barkeri str. Wiesmoor DNA segment AGGTCTAAAGATGTCAGACTCTGCTTCAAATACGGAAGATTCTATTCAAATCGAAATTTTTCCCAGTAGAATCCTGTCCCCTGAAACGGCTCAGAAGCTTATGGGCGAAATCTACAAGGTGGACGGGGTAATCCGCGTCATGGTGCAGGGCAACAGGCTGCCTGATAGGGTGTCTGCCGGCCCCGGTACTGGGGAAAAAGTGGAACATCCACTGAGAAAACCTATTCAGATTGGAGATCAGGTTATCGAATTGAAGATCTGTGTGGGCAGGATCAGGGTTGAACTTTCAAACGCCGAAGCTAAAGAACAGATCAGGGAAGTTTGCGAAAAATTGCTCCCATTCCCCTTTGAATTCAGGGAAGGACATTTCCTCAGGAAAAAGCCTACTGTAACTGACTATGCTAAACTTGGTCCTGAAGCAGACCCTCGGTTGCTTGGCATGGTAGACCCTAAAGCCAAGACAGACCAGCTCATCTTTATCGAGAAACAAAAGGAACAAGAAGAAGATAAGGACAAAGATGAGTGAAAAAGTATGATGATTGATCGGGAAACACAGGTAGTTGATTGCCGATGCGGCGCAGGACTTGGCAAAGGAGGAGGGCTTGCCCAACGAGGTACTCTCTCGGAAGCCGGCCGTGCTGAGGTAGTAGCTATTGCCATGAGTCCCGGCCAGAGACATATCACAAAGCCGGTATGTGAGATCACATACGGCATGAGGAAAGAAAACATTCAGGTCAGTGTGCTGGTACTATACTCAGGTTCCGGAATCCCTGAATCAGGTATGAGAACCGGGTCTTTTGTACTGAGTCCGGTAGAAGTAGCACAGATTGAAATGCACAAGCTGGCCGTGATTCACCTCGGAAATATCAAGGATCATGTGGTTAGAAAAACCAGGGAAATCCTGAGCCAGGCTAATATTCCGGCGATTGTAGTCAGCCAGATCCCGGTAGATTTTGAGGATTTTGCAGAGGCAGGGATAAAGACGAGATTAGTAATGCCAAGGGATGAAGATATTCGTACAAAAGGAATTGTGATGGATATGGTGAGCGGAGTTACACGCGGTGACTCCTGTCCCAGAGACAAACTAAATCTTATCATTAAATACGTCAAGACTACATTAGACCAGTTAGAAGATCATAAAGGAGTTGCATGAGATGGCTTACGAAAGACAATATTATCCAGGCGCAACATCAGTTGCCGCTAACAGAAGAAAACACATGTCTGGAAAACTTGAGAAACTCAGGGAAATTTCAGACGAAGACTTAACTGCAGTTCTCGGGCACCGCGCCCCAGGGAGTGACTATCCAAGCACCCACCCACCACTTGCAGAGATGGGAGAGCCCGCATGCTCGACCCGTGAAAATGTTGCAGCTACACCCGGTGCAGCAGCAGGAGACAGAGTAAGGTACATTCAGTTTGCTGACTCAATGTACAACGCGCCTGCAACCCCATATTTCAGATCCTATTTTGCAGCAATCAACTTCAGAGGTGTAGACCCAGGTACCCTTTCCGGTCGTCAGATCGTTGAAGCCCGTGAAAGAGATATGGAACAGTGCGCAAAGGTTCAGATGGAAACTGAAATCACTGACCACGCACTTGCAGGTGTGCGCGGTGCAACTGTGCACGGTCACTCTGTCCGTCTCCAGGAAGACGGTGTAATGTTCGACATGCTCGACAGGAGAAGACTCGAAAACGGTACCATCATAATGGACAAGGACCAGGTTGCAATTCCACTCGACAGGAAAGTAGACCTCGGCAAGCCAATGTCCAGCGAAGAAGCTGCAAAGAGAACCACCATTTACCGTGTGGACAATGTAGCCTTCAGGGACGATGCAGAAGTCGTCGAATGGGTACACAGGATATTCGATCAGAGGACAAAATTCGGTTTCCAGCCGAAATGAGGTGACCACAATGGCAGCAGACATTTTCTCAAAATTTAAAAAGGATATGGAAGTCAAGTTCGCACAGGAATTTGGTTCAAACAAGCAGACTGGTGGCGACATTACCGACAAGACTGCAAAGTTCCTGAGACTGGGCCCTGAGCAGGACCCCAGAAAAGTCGAAATGATTAAAGCCGGTAAGGAAATTGCTGAGAAGAGAGGTATTGCATTCTACAACCCAATGATGCACTCCGGTGCTCCTCTCGGTCAGCGTGCAATCACTCCTTACACCATCTCCGGCACTGATATTGTTTGTGAACCTGATGACCTCCACTACGTGAACAACGCTGCAATGCAGCAGATGTGGGATGACATCAGAAGAACTTGTATTGTCGGTCTTGACATGGCTCACGAGACCCTCGAGAAGAGGCTGGGTAAGGAAGTCACTCCTGAAACCATCAACCACTACCTTGAAGTCCTTAACCACGCCATGCCCGGTGCAGCAGTGGTTCAGGAAATGATGGTCGAAACCCACCCTGCCCTTGTTGACGACTGTTACGTGAAAGTCTTCACAGGTGACGATGCTCTCGCAGACGAAATCGACAAGCAGTTCCTTATTGACATCAACAAGGAATTCTCAGAAGAACAGGCAGCTCAGATTAAGGCCTCCATCGGCAAGACTTCCTGGCAGGCAATCCACATCCCAACAATTGTCTCCAGAACAACAGACGGTGCTCAGACCTCCAGGTGGGCAGCCATGCAGATCGGTATGTCTTTCATCTCCGCATACGCAATGTGTGCTGGTGAAGCAGCCGTCGCTGACCTGTCCTTCGCTGCAAAGCACGCAGCTCTTGTCTCCATGGGTGAAATGCTTCCAGCAAGGCGTGCACGTGGACCTAACGAGCCTGGTGGACTTTCCTTCGGTCACCTGTCAGACATAGTCCAGACAAGCCGTGTCTCTGAAGACCCAGCAAAGATTGCTCTTGAAGTCGTCGGTGCAGGCTGTATGCTCTACGACCAGATCTGGCTCGGATCCTACATGTCCGGTGGTGTCGGATTCACACAGTATGCAACAGCTGCATACACCGATGATATCCTCGACAACAACACCTACTACGACGTTGACTACATCAATGACAAGTACAACGGTGCTGCAACTGTCGGTAAGGACAACAAGGTAAAGGCAAGCCTCGAAGTCGTAAAGGACATAGCAACCGAATCCACACTCTATGGTATCGAGACCTACGAGAAGTTCCCGACTGCCCTTGAAGACCACTTCGGTGGGTCCCAGAGAGCAACCGTGCTCGCAGCTGCAGCCGGTGTTGCATGCTCTCTTGCTACAGGAAACGCCAATGCCGGTCTCTCAGGTTGGTACCTCTCCATGTACCTGCACAAGGAAGCATGGGGCAGACTCGGATTCTTCGGTTTCGACCTGCAGGACCAGTGCGGTGCCACAAATGTTCTGTCCTACCAGGGCGACGAAGGTCTCCCAGACGAACTCCGTGGTCCAAACTACCCCAACTACGCAATGAACGTTGGTCACCAGGGTGGATACGCAGGTATCGCTCAGGCAGCTCACTCCGGCCGTGGCGACGCATTTACCGTCAACCCACTCCTCAAGGTCTGCTTCGCTGACGACCTCCTGCCCTTCAACTTTGCAGAGCCCAGGAGAGAGTTCGGCCGCGGTGCCATCAGAGAGTTCGTGCCTGCTGGTGAGAGATCTCTCGTCATTCCAGCAAAATAAACTCAATAAATTCAACAGTTTAAAACAGAGTAGGCCTTTTAGCCTACTTTTTGTCTATTTTTTATACTGGCTTTTCTTTGCTGTTTTTTCGGAAGTCACTAGACGATTTAATTCTATATGTTTTAAAAATAGAAGTGAAATAGGCATAAATTCCAGCATTGGATAATGGTTCTAATCTTTTAATTGTGTAAGGCCCATCAAACAATACTAATCCCCGTTACAGGCTCATATAATTCTATTTCAAACCACGACAACTTTTTTGCCTAATTTGCCTGCAGCTTCAACAAATTCTGTTGTGTCCACACCAGGAAATGTATCTATAATACAAACATCAAATTTTTCATCTAAACAATTCGTTAATTCTCTTAGATCCATACTATAAACTTCAAACTTGTCTCCAGATGCTATTAATCCTTCTTTGCTGCCTAAAAGTTTGATCGGAAATCCATTAGCTTCTAAATTAATCAAAGTAATTTCTATTGCAGGACTCCATATATCATTAAAAACAACTTTTTGCGCTTCGGCTTTAAGGCATGCGATTCCTAAAGTCCCAGGGCCACATGTACAATCAAGAACAGTAGGCGCATCATAATCTTTCAAAGCTTTTTCAAGTATCTCTATTTTGGGCGATTTTACCTGTGGGAACTCTATGTGAATTTCACGCTGATATTTATATATTCCTAAAGTACCATAAGGAGTCTGTACAATATCACATCTCAGATCGCATCCAGCAAGAAGTTCATATACATGAGGATTAGAATCAGAATCTCTTATACCCACAGTTTTTCTTATATCCCCCTTTAAAACCCCTCTAACTTCCCCAACTTCCTTTATAATTGTTTCAGCACATCTTTTATCCACTTCATTAGATAATATTACTAAAGAATCCTTAGGTAAATAGGGAGCAGAATCAGTTGGATAGCCAGGAGTCACAAGGGGAACACATGAGTTTCTTAAATTAGCTTTTTTATCTTTTATTCCTTCATCGATCATTACTTTTAGTACGTGAGACATTACAATATCAAGATGCCTCTTTCCGCATTTACAACTTCCAAAATAGTTATCTATTTCATCTAAGTTAATCTGTTCTGCTAGAGGGGAGAATTTTTTTATTTTTTCGGTTTTGCAATCGTTGCATGGTTTGTAGAATAACTCAATGTCTTTTAGTGCTTCCGAAATAGGCCTTATACACGTATCTCCACACCTACACCTCATTTCCATATACTTAAATATGGAATATTTTGTATAAGTACTATGTCATTTCGTATCATTCCTGAATTTCACTTCAGATTCATTTAGAAAGTAGCTGATTTTTTGACTTATTGGAGATTAATCAAAAAAGAAAACGTTAAAAAGAAAACGTTAAAAAGAAAACGTTAAAAAGAAAACGTTAAAAAGAAAACGTTAAAAAGAAACTCTTGAATGTATAAGGGCACTTTTCACTATCAGTTGTTAAACTTAAATTAAATCTTCATCTAATTTGCATTAATCTGCATTTTGTCTTCATCTGATCTTTGTCTGGTCTTCATCTAATCTGCACTTTGAAATTTTTATTGTACTTCAACTTATTCTTTTGAGAAATCTTTAATTTTTGCTCCAAGGCTGCGCATATCTTTAAAGAACTCCGGATACGAAATTGACGCGGATTCTGTTGTATCAATTTTTGTATTTCCTGCAACAATTCCTGCCACTGAAAGAGCCATAACTATTCTGTGGTCATCCCAGCCATGCACTGACGCTCCATGCAGTTTTCCGCCGGTAATTGTCAGGCTGTCTCTTTCTTCTTTTAGGTCTACCCCAAGTTTCGGAAGTTCGGTTGCAAGAGCTCGCAGACGGTCCGTTTCCTTATATCGGACATGTTCGGCATTTTCAATCCTGCTCGTCCCTTTGGCAACTGCAGCAAGGACAGCAACTGTCGGGACAAGATCAGGGTTTGCTCCGGCGTCAAAGGTTATGGCTTTTAATTGTCTTCCTCCTTTAACGGTCACATTGCCTGCTTCTTTATCCCATGTGATATCTGCTCCCATCTGTTTCAGGGTTTCAATGATTACCTTATCTCCCTGTTTTGAAGGGAAGAGGTTTTTGACTGTAACTTCAGATCCATCGGTCATGGCTGCGGCTGCAAGAAGGTAGGATGCAGAAGAAAAGTCACCGGGAACAGTATAATCTTTGAAATCATACTTCTGTTTTCCCGGGATTATAAATCTGGTACCATTACTGTCATCGATATGAACTTTAACGCCTGCCAGTTCAAGCATTTCAAGGGTTATGTCTACATAAGGTCTTGACTTTATTTTTCCTGTAATAGAAAGGATGGTACTGTTTTCGGCAAGTGGGCAGGTTATTAGAAGAGCCGAGATAAACTGAGAACTGATAGAGCCGTCAATACTCACATCCTGTCCCTTAAGTCCACCTTTAACGACAAGTGGAGCTCTCTCATTTCCTCGAGTGGAGCAGGCTTTTACTCCCAGTCGATTGAGAACTTCAAGTAGAGGTCCGTTTGGCCGGGTACGAAGGGAAGCGTCTCCGGTAAGCACTGTAATTCCATCAGTAAGTGCTGCTACTGCGGTCATAAAGCGAAGAGTTGTCCCTGAATTTGCAGCATCAATTACATCATCAGGTACATTGGGTTTTCCATTAATTCCGTGGATAATAAGTCTGTCTTCTTCCCTCTCAACCAAAGCCCCAAACATCTCGGAAGCCCGGACTGTGGCAAGAGTATCGGCCGAAATCAGGGGATGCCTGACGGTTGATTCTTTTGAAAGAGCTGCCAGGGTTACAGCTCTGTGAGTGTAACTCTTTGAAGGTGGGGCAAAGACTTCCCCTTTGATTGAGGATTTGTCAATAGAAACACGCATATGTATCAGATCTCTTCTGTTTCTTATTGGATTTTTCATGGATTCAGGTGCTTACTTCTAGCT contains these protein-coding regions:
- the mcrD gene encoding methyl-coenzyme M reductase operon protein D; this translates as MSDSASNTEDSIQIEIFPSRILSPETAQKLMGEIYKVDGVIRVMVQGNRLPDRVSAGPGTGEKVEHPLRKPIQIGDQVIELKICVGRIRVELSNAEAKEQIREVCEKLLPFPFEFREGHFLRKKPTVTDYAKLGPEADPRLLGMVDPKAKTDQLIFIEKQKEQEEDKDKDE
- the mcrC gene encoding methyl-coenzyme M reductase I operon protein C; its protein translation is MMIDRETQVVDCRCGAGLGKGGGLAQRGTLSEAGRAEVVAIAMSPGQRHITKPVCEITYGMRKENIQVSVLVLYSGSGIPESGMRTGSFVLSPVEVAQIEMHKLAVIHLGNIKDHVVRKTREILSQANIPAIVVSQIPVDFEDFAEAGIKTRLVMPRDEDIRTKGIVMDMVSGVTRGDSCPRDKLNLIIKYVKTTLDQLEDHKGVA
- the mcrG gene encoding coenzyme-B sulfoethylthiotransferase subunit gamma, with protein sequence MAYERQYYPGATSVAANRRKHMSGKLEKLREISDEDLTAVLGHRAPGSDYPSTHPPLAEMGEPACSTRENVAATPGAAAGDRVRYIQFADSMYNAPATPYFRSYFAAINFRGVDPGTLSGRQIVEARERDMEQCAKVQMETEITDHALAGVRGATVHGHSVRLQEDGVMFDMLDRRRLENGTIIMDKDQVAIPLDRKVDLGKPMSSEEAAKRTTIYRVDNVAFRDDAEVVEWVHRIFDQRTKFGFQPK
- the mcrA gene encoding coenzyme-B sulfoethylthiotransferase subunit alpha; the encoded protein is MAADIFSKFKKDMEVKFAQEFGSNKQTGGDITDKTAKFLRLGPEQDPRKVEMIKAGKEIAEKRGIAFYNPMMHSGAPLGQRAITPYTISGTDIVCEPDDLHYVNNAAMQQMWDDIRRTCIVGLDMAHETLEKRLGKEVTPETINHYLEVLNHAMPGAAVVQEMMVETHPALVDDCYVKVFTGDDALADEIDKQFLIDINKEFSEEQAAQIKASIGKTSWQAIHIPTIVSRTTDGAQTSRWAAMQIGMSFISAYAMCAGEAAVADLSFAAKHAALVSMGEMLPARRARGPNEPGGLSFGHLSDIVQTSRVSEDPAKIALEVVGAGCMLYDQIWLGSYMSGGVGFTQYATAAYTDDILDNNTYYDVDYINDKYNGAATVGKDNKVKASLEVVKDIATESTLYGIETYEKFPTALEDHFGGSQRATVLAAAAGVACSLATGNANAGLSGWYLSMYLHKEAWGRLGFFGFDLQDQCGATNVLSYQGDEGLPDELRGPNYPNYAMNVGHQGGYAGIAQAAHSGRGDAFTVNPLLKVCFADDLLPFNFAEPRREFGRGAIREFVPAGERSLVIPAK
- a CDS encoding 50S ribosomal protein L11 methyltransferase, with amino-acid sequence MRCRCGDTCIRPISEALKDIELFYKPCNDCKTEKIKKFSPLAEQINLDEIDNYFGSCKCGKRHLDIVMSHVLKVMIDEGIKDKKANLRNSCVPLVTPGYPTDSAPYLPKDSLVILSNEVDKRCAETIIKEVGEVRGVLKGDIRKTVGIRDSDSNPHVYELLAGCDLRCDIVQTPYGTLGIYKYQREIHIEFPQVKSPKIEILEKALKDYDAPTVLDCTCGPGTLGIACLKAEAQKVVFNDIWSPAIEITLINLEANGFPIKLLGSKEGLIASGDKFEVYSMDLRELTNCLDEKFDVCIIDTFPGVDTTEFVEAAGKLGKKVVVV
- the aroA gene encoding 3-phosphoshikimate 1-carboxyvinyltransferase, which gives rise to MRVSIDKSSIKGEVFAPPSKSYTHRAVTLAALSKESTVRHPLISADTLATVRASEMFGALVEREEDRLIIHGINGKPNVPDDVIDAANSGTTLRFMTAVAALTDGITVLTGDASLRTRPNGPLLEVLNRLGVKACSTRGNERAPLVVKGGLKGQDVSIDGSISSQFISALLITCPLAENSTILSITGKIKSRPYVDITLEMLELAGVKVHIDDSNGTRFIIPGKQKYDFKDYTVPGDFSSASYLLAAAAMTDGSEVTVKNLFPSKQGDKVIIETLKQMGADITWDKEAGNVTVKGGRQLKAITFDAGANPDLVPTVAVLAAVAKGTSRIENAEHVRYKETDRLRALATELPKLGVDLKEERDSLTITGGKLHGASVHGWDDHRIVMALSVAGIVAGNTKIDTTESASISYPEFFKDMRSLGAKIKDFSKE